In Natranaerobius trueperi, a single window of DNA contains:
- a CDS encoding L-lactate permease, whose product MLIDILATVPILILLLGLLVFKLPARKVGAISFLFAGIISLVVFKTPFTGIAIALGKGFSLSLYVLLIIWAAVFLYNLVKEVGAIKVISENILLLIKDPFIQFLLLSWIFSSFLQGIAGFGVPVAIVTPILVHLGFNPIASVASVLLGHSWSISYGSMGSSFYTIGLVTGLSSSELAFWMSVFTAVAMVITGLGVCYIYGGLKTLKRGSGYVVSTSFVMILTMFLVTSVEMMSVVSLLSALVGMIFMFFLYKQINNVAIPKNLYKEQLNLKESILPYGLIIILSVIFQVLPNLSLEFSFHFPGFETALGHEVSREKNYVDINFLTHPAPIIMMSALVGIVLYRTKKVLSTQKLVDVVNRTVEKSTGTTLTLTFLICMALLMMDSGMIDNLAHNVAQLSGNLYPLFAPFIGLLGSFITGSNTNSNVIFGSFQATIANTLGVSPAIMAAVQSIGGSVGCSIGPTQVLLGTSSVKLNGNESYVYRRVIHITLFTALTLGIVNLVVLSF is encoded by the coding sequence ATGCTAATAGATATATTAGCAACTGTTCCGATATTAATCCTTTTATTAGGGTTATTAGTTTTTAAACTCCCTGCACGAAAAGTAGGAGCAATTTCTTTTCTTTTTGCAGGGATAATCTCACTAGTTGTTTTTAAAACGCCCTTTACAGGGATAGCTATTGCTTTAGGGAAAGGGTTTTCTTTATCATTATATGTACTTTTAATTATTTGGGCGGCTGTATTTTTATATAACTTAGTTAAAGAAGTAGGAGCTATTAAAGTTATCAGTGAAAATATCTTATTATTAATAAAAGATCCTTTTATTCAGTTTTTGCTTTTAAGTTGGATATTTTCATCTTTTTTACAAGGTATAGCTGGTTTTGGAGTACCTGTCGCTATAGTAACTCCTATCTTAGTACATTTAGGGTTTAATCCAATTGCTTCAGTAGCATCTGTATTATTAGGACATAGTTGGTCAATAAGTTATGGCTCTATGGGTTCATCTTTTTATACTATTGGTCTTGTGACTGGCCTTTCTTCTAGTGAACTAGCTTTTTGGATGTCAGTATTTACAGCTGTAGCTATGGTTATAACAGGGCTTGGTGTTTGTTATATCTATGGAGGGTTAAAGACACTAAAAAGAGGAAGTGGATACGTTGTTTCAACTTCATTTGTAATGATACTCACAATGTTTCTAGTAACTTCAGTTGAAATGATGTCAGTTGTTTCATTACTGTCAGCTTTAGTTGGTATGATCTTTATGTTTTTCTTATATAAACAGATAAACAATGTAGCTATTCCAAAAAATCTGTATAAAGAACAGTTAAATCTAAAAGAATCAATTTTACCATATGGTCTAATAATCATATTATCAGTTATCTTTCAGGTTCTTCCTAATTTATCGTTAGAATTTTCTTTTCATTTTCCTGGATTTGAAACAGCTTTAGGACATGAAGTCAGTAGAGAAAAAAATTATGTAGATATCAATTTTCTCACTCATCCAGCCCCGATTATCATGATGTCTGCTTTAGTTGGGATAGTGTTGTACCGTACTAAAAAAGTTTTATCAACCCAAAAACTTGTAGATGTTGTAAATAGAACAGTTGAAAAAAGTACTGGTACAACACTAACCCTTACCTTTTTAATATGTATGGCTCTTTTGATGATGGATTCAGGGATGATAGATAACTTAGCTCATAATGTAGCTCAACTTTCCGGAAATTTGTATCCATTATTTGCACCATTTATTGGTCTTCTCGGAAGCTTTATTACAGGTAGTAACACTAACTCAAATGTGATTTTTGGTAGCTTTCAAGCGACTATTGCAAATACTCTAGGAGTAAGTCCAGCTATTATGGCGGCAGTACAATCTATTGGAGGATCTGTTGGGTGTAGTATTGGACCTACTCAAGTGTTATTAGGTACATCTTCAGTAAAGTTAAATGGTAATGAATCTTATGTTTACAGAAGAGTAATACATATAACACTCTTTACAGCACTAACATTAGGTATAGTAAACCTAGTTGTACTTAGTTTTTAG
- the ggt gene encoding gamma-glutamyltransferase, with protein MLNFDSLNYPYSSRRNVTISKKGMVATSQPLAANAGLEILKQGGNAIDAAVCTAACLTVVEPTSNGIGGDAFSLVWHNGKLHGLNSSGQAPQDISREKVVERGYEKMPTLGPLPVTVPGAPAAWVEMNEKFGKLSLEKVLAPAIRYALEGYPITPTLGENWDRAFKKYSKECKGEEFSEWFKIFAPNKRAPRIGEMWSSKDHGETLRKIAETKGEHFYKGEIAEKVDHYFKKYNGYLKGEDLEQFSSQWVDPISVNYRGYDIWEIPPNGQGLVALMALNILKQEEFSSKEALDTYHKQIEALKLAFVDGQKYITDLEHMKVSLDDLLSDTYAKERLNQIGDTAITPEPGKPDQGGTVYLATADEEGNMVSFIQSNYMGFGSGVVLPGTGVSLQNRGHSFSLDKDHYNVLEPGKRTYHTIIPGFMTKGDEPVGPFGVMGGFMQPQGHLQVVMNTIDFGMNPQAALDAPRWQWTEGKKVSLEQNFSSNIAKSLNRRGHDINLSLESDSFGRGQIIFRDPKSGVLFGGTEPRTDSTIASY; from the coding sequence TTGCTAAATTTTGATTCATTAAATTATCCGTATTCTTCTAGGAGAAATGTAACAATTTCTAAAAAGGGAATGGTAGCAACTTCACAACCACTAGCAGCAAATGCAGGTCTTGAAATTCTAAAACAAGGTGGTAATGCTATTGATGCAGCTGTTTGTACAGCTGCTTGTTTAACAGTAGTTGAACCAACCTCAAACGGTATAGGTGGAGATGCTTTTTCATTAGTTTGGCATAATGGTAAATTACATGGTCTAAACTCAAGTGGACAAGCGCCACAGGATATAAGTAGAGAAAAGGTGGTCGAAAGAGGCTATGAAAAAATGCCAACTTTAGGACCACTTCCTGTTACTGTACCAGGAGCTCCAGCTGCTTGGGTAGAGATGAATGAAAAGTTTGGAAAGTTATCATTAGAAAAAGTACTAGCTCCAGCTATTCGCTATGCTTTAGAGGGTTATCCAATCACACCAACACTCGGAGAAAATTGGGACCGTGCTTTTAAAAAATACAGTAAAGAATGTAAAGGAGAAGAGTTTTCTGAATGGTTTAAAATATTTGCTCCAAATAAAAGAGCTCCAAGAATCGGCGAAATGTGGTCATCTAAAGATCATGGTGAAACTTTAAGAAAAATTGCAGAAACAAAAGGTGAACACTTTTATAAAGGAGAAATTGCAGAAAAAGTAGATCACTATTTTAAAAAGTATAATGGATACTTAAAAGGAGAGGATCTAGAACAGTTTTCTTCACAGTGGGTAGATCCCATCTCTGTTAACTATCGTGGTTATGATATTTGGGAGATACCACCTAATGGTCAAGGTTTAGTTGCTCTTATGGCTTTAAATATCTTAAAACAAGAAGAGTTTTCTTCAAAAGAAGCACTAGATACCTATCATAAACAGATAGAAGCATTAAAGCTTGCTTTTGTAGATGGACAAAAATATATTACAGATCTAGAGCATATGAAAGTATCATTAGATGATTTACTATCAGATACTTATGCAAAAGAAAGGTTAAACCAAATAGGGGATACGGCAATCACCCCTGAACCAGGTAAACCTGATCAAGGTGGAACTGTGTATTTAGCTACTGCTGATGAAGAGGGTAATATGGTATCCTTTATTCAAAGTAACTATATGGGCTTTGGTTCAGGTGTTGTATTACCTGGTACAGGGGTATCACTTCAAAATAGAGGACATAGTTTTTCTTTAGATAAAGATCACTATAATGTACTAGAACCAGGTAAAAGAACTTATCATACTATTATTCCAGGTTTTATGACAAAAGGAGATGAACCGGTAGGCCCTTTTGGTGTAATGGGTGGATTTATGCAACCACAGGGTCATCTACAGGTAGTTATGAATACAATTGATTTTGGTATGAACCCACAAGCTGCTTTAGATGCTCCAAGATGGCAATGGACTGAAGGTAAAAAAGTTTCTTTAGAACAAAACTTTTCATCAAATATAGCAAAAAGCTTAAATAGAAGAGGACATGACATAAACCTAAGTTTAGAATCAGATAGTTTTGGAAGAGGGCAAATCATTTTTAGAGATCCTAAATCTGGGGTATTATTTGGTGGAACAGAACCACGTACTGATAGCACTATAGCTTCCTACTAA
- a CDS encoding glutathione ABC transporter substrate-binding protein produces MRSLLGKKHLMLVLALVGIVAFSLTGCGDPDEEAGEQDVDPDEVEEKLDEDVLIVAQGADAPTLDPQAENDQPSSRITEQIFETLLDQDENMEVQPGLAKDWEVIDDTTYKFELREGVKFHNGEELTADDIKFTYQRLLDEDTASPGAFILDMVDADNIEIIDDYTFELPLHEPFAPIEFHLAHSVTGILNEDAVNEHGDDFGQNPVGTGPFKFSDWDVGDRVYLERFDDHWRGKAGVRELHFRNVEEDTNRTIELETGGADIIYDVSPTDLDRVEEAEELNLMREDDLSTEYVGFNMEVEPFDDKRVRQAINYALTMEPVVENVYYGLGQPARGPLAPAVYGAHEDLEGYEHDLDKAKELLADAGYEDGFEVELWTNEQQQREDIAEIVQGQLSQIGIDVDISVREWGAYLEETAQGEHEMFVLGWVSVTGDADYGLYSVFHSDEHGAAGNRTFLANEEVDELLEKGREAFDEEERLEYYREVQEIITEEAPWVFTHVGEQAVGMRDYVENFTINPAGHHSLFDITLSK; encoded by the coding sequence ATGAGATCATTATTAGGGAAAAAGCACTTAATGTTAGTGTTAGCATTGGTTGGTATTGTGGCATTTAGCTTAACAGGCTGTGGAGATCCTGATGAAGAAGCAGGAGAGCAAGATGTAGACCCTGATGAAGTAGAAGAAAAATTAGATGAAGATGTATTAATAGTTGCTCAAGGAGCAGATGCTCCTACACTAGATCCACAAGCTGAAAACGACCAGCCATCCTCACGTATTACAGAACAAATATTTGAAACTTTATTAGACCAAGATGAAAATATGGAGGTTCAACCAGGACTTGCAAAAGACTGGGAAGTTATTGATGACACTACTTATAAATTTGAATTAAGAGAAGGAGTTAAATTTCACAATGGTGAAGAATTAACTGCTGATGATATTAAGTTTACCTACCAAAGACTATTAGATGAAGATACTGCATCACCAGGTGCTTTCATCTTAGACATGGTAGATGCAGATAATATTGAAATCATTGACGATTATACCTTTGAATTACCTCTACACGAACCATTTGCACCTATTGAATTCCACTTAGCACATTCAGTTACAGGCATTCTAAATGAAGATGCTGTAAATGAGCATGGAGATGACTTTGGTCAAAACCCAGTTGGAACAGGACCATTTAAGTTTTCTGATTGGGATGTTGGAGACAGAGTTTATTTAGAAAGATTTGATGATCACTGGAGAGGTAAAGCTGGAGTTCGGGAACTTCACTTTAGAAACGTAGAAGAAGATACTAATAGAACTATTGAACTAGAAACAGGTGGAGCTGATATCATCTATGATGTTTCACCAACTGACTTAGACAGAGTTGAAGAAGCTGAAGAGTTAAATCTAATGAGAGAAGATGATCTATCAACAGAGTATGTTGGGTTTAATATGGAAGTTGAACCTTTTGACGATAAGAGGGTTCGACAAGCAATAAACTATGCACTTACTATGGAACCAGTAGTAGAGAATGTTTACTATGGACTAGGGCAGCCAGCTAGAGGTCCTCTAGCACCTGCAGTTTATGGTGCTCATGAAGATTTAGAAGGTTATGAGCATGATTTAGATAAGGCAAAAGAGCTTCTTGCAGACGCTGGTTATGAAGATGGCTTTGAGGTCGAGCTTTGGACTAACGAACAGCAGCAAAGAGAAGATATTGCTGAAATAGTTCAAGGTCAGTTAAGCCAAATTGGGATCGATGTAGATATAAGTGTAAGAGAATGGGGTGCTTATCTAGAAGAAACTGCTCAAGGAGAACATGAAATGTTTGTCCTTGGTTGGGTATCAGTAACAGGTGATGCTGACTATGGACTATACTCTGTATTCCATTCTGATGAGCACGGAGCAGCTGGTAACAGAACTTTCCTTGCCAATGAAGAAGTTGATGAACTATTAGAGAAAGGTAGAGAAGCTTTTGATGAAGAGGAAAGATTAGAGTACTACAGAGAGGTTCAAGAAATTATCACTGAAGAAGCACCATGGGTCTTTACTCACGTTGGTGAACAAGCAGTAGGTATGAGAGATTATGTAGAAAACTTTACAATTAATCCAGCAGGTCACCATAGCCTATTTGATATAACTTTATCTAAATAA
- the tnpA gene encoding IS200/IS605 family transposase, whose protein sequence is MKQEYRRTKTIVSLINYHFVFCPRYRRKIFSNPKVEQRFKEIVHEVCTEQKIEVLAIKCEKDHTHLFLNALPQISPSQIMAKIKGVSSRKIRQEFKHLNHMPSLWTRSFFVSTTGNVSSETIKKYVEEQKKRG, encoded by the coding sequence ATGAAACAAGAATATAGAAGAACTAAAACAATCGTGTCCTTAATTAACTATCATTTTGTTTTCTGCCCAAGATACCGAAGAAAGATATTTTCTAATCCAAAGGTAGAACAGCGTTTTAAAGAAATTGTCCATGAAGTATGTACTGAACAAAAAATTGAAGTACTAGCAATCAAGTGTGAAAAAGACCATACGCATCTATTTTTAAATGCTCTACCACAAATAAGTCCATCTCAAATTATGGCGAAGATAAAAGGAGTGAGTTCAAGAAAGATTCGCCAAGAGTTTAAGCATTTAAATCACATGCCAAGCTTATGGACACGTTCTTTTTTTGTATCAACAACAGGGAATGTATCAAGTGAAACAATCAAAAAGTATGTTGAAGAAC
- a CDS encoding ABC transporter permease: MHKYIFKRLLQLIPVLIGVVFIVFTITYITPGDPATILLGEQAPEEQVKQLRRQMGLHLPFGAQFFNYLSDVLQGDLGYSLTSGRPVTVEILERFPNTFILSTGAVILAVLIGIPVGIISATRQYSKIDNISMLGALLGVSLPNFWQGMMAILLFSVWLPIFPSSGFDTWQHAVLPIVTLGTSSAALITRMTRSSMLEVLRQDYIRTARAKGLDERTVVIKHALKNALIPVITVIGLQFGFLLGGAVLTERIFSIAGLGRLIVDSIREQNFTVVQGGVLFIAVIFSLVNLLVDILYAYLDPRIKAQYK; encoded by the coding sequence ATGCATAAATATATTTTTAAACGTCTCCTCCAGTTGATCCCAGTTCTTATAGGAGTTGTATTCATAGTATTTACTATCACATATATAACACCAGGTGATCCTGCTACTATCCTTTTAGGAGAACAAGCACCTGAAGAACAGGTAAAACAACTTAGAAGACAAATGGGCCTTCATTTACCATTTGGTGCCCAGTTCTTTAACTATCTATCCGATGTTTTACAAGGTGATCTTGGTTATTCATTAACATCTGGACGACCAGTAACAGTTGAGATTTTGGAAAGGTTTCCTAATACTTTTATCTTATCTACAGGTGCTGTAATACTTGCAGTATTAATAGGTATTCCTGTAGGAATTATTTCTGCTACACGTCAGTATTCAAAGATTGACAATATTTCTATGCTTGGAGCTTTATTAGGGGTTTCTTTACCGAACTTTTGGCAGGGAATGATGGCAATTCTGTTATTCTCGGTTTGGCTACCTATTTTCCCATCATCGGGTTTTGATACTTGGCAACATGCTGTACTCCCTATAGTAACTTTAGGAACAAGCAGTGCTGCATTGATTACTAGAATGACTCGTTCATCAATGCTTGAAGTACTACGCCAGGACTATATTAGAACAGCTAGAGCAAAAGGCCTTGATGAGCGAACTGTAGTTATTAAACACGCTCTAAAAAATGCCTTGATTCCTGTGATAACAGTTATTGGACTACAGTTTGGGTTTTTACTTGGTGGAGCAGTTTTAACAGAGCGAATATTCTCAATTGCCGGACTTGGAAGGTTAATTGTAGATAGTATTAGAGAACAAAACTTTACAGTGGTTCAAGGTGGAGTACTATTTATAGCAGTTATCTTCTCACTTGTAAACCTATTAGTAGATATCTTATATGCATATCTCGATCCTCGCATCAAAGCACAATATAAATAA
- a CDS encoding MFS transporter, translating to MKKNQPTPQSINWAVLLIMASAYMAVVLNMQGIQSIMPHIRDEFLISRAQAGLYATFYFASATLVAIYSGRIVDFLGSKAGLIIGVGSVGGLIIFQSLSPSFIIILTLAFFAGFGFSIVTPAASKGVLNIVPKEKRAFSLGITQSGAGIGGILGALLLPFLAELLGWRTGLLISGTFALFMCIFLFRFYQVSESENNSNGKEKSSTLKEDLNYLLNQKYLIWICVMGSVFGMSISSVTAHLPIFLDEDIGFSTFIAGVGLAIFQIGGVIAHPGWGWFSDSVLKGERRVGLIIIGILVSLITLLMGGVITPFDVHPVIVMVVAFCLGLTILGLPSLYLSAIGETVEDEYVGTATGIALTFVRIANVIFPPVFGLLADITGDYSISWIILGIIILLITLCFYWFTREFASYKVNPNYRAM from the coding sequence ATGAAGAAAAACCAACCTACACCTCAGTCAATTAACTGGGCAGTTTTGCTAATTATGGCATCAGCATATATGGCTGTTGTTTTAAATATGCAAGGAATTCAATCAATAATGCCACATATTAGAGATGAATTTTTGATCTCTAGAGCACAAGCTGGGTTATATGCAACATTCTATTTTGCAAGTGCTACTTTAGTAGCTATTTATAGTGGTAGAATAGTTGATTTTTTAGGTTCAAAGGCAGGGCTTATTATAGGTGTTGGATCAGTAGGGGGATTAATCATTTTTCAATCTTTAAGTCCCTCTTTTATAATTATATTAACTTTAGCCTTTTTTGCTGGTTTTGGTTTTAGTATTGTAACACCAGCAGCAAGTAAGGGAGTACTTAATATAGTTCCCAAAGAAAAACGAGCGTTTTCCCTTGGAATCACACAATCAGGTGCTGGGATTGGTGGAATACTAGGTGCTCTTTTATTACCATTTTTAGCTGAATTATTAGGTTGGAGAACTGGTCTTTTGATTTCTGGAACCTTTGCATTATTTATGTGCATATTTTTATTTAGATTTTATCAGGTAAGTGAATCTGAAAATAATTCAAATGGTAAAGAAAAAAGTAGCACCTTAAAAGAAGATCTAAACTATTTGTTAAATCAAAAGTATCTTATATGGATTTGTGTTATGGGTTCAGTATTTGGTATGAGTATCAGTTCAGTAACGGCACACCTACCGATCTTCTTAGATGAAGATATTGGGTTTAGTACATTTATAGCAGGAGTTGGACTAGCTATATTCCAAATTGGAGGAGTTATAGCCCATCCTGGTTGGGGTTGGTTTAGTGATTCTGTTTTAAAAGGTGAAAGAAGGGTAGGTTTAATTATTATTGGTATATTAGTATCACTAATTACTTTACTTATGGGTGGAGTCATAACACCTTTTGATGTACACCCAGTTATAGTGATGGTAGTTGCCTTTTGTTTAGGGCTTACTATTTTAGGACTACCTTCACTTTATTTATCAGCTATTGGAGAAACAGTTGAAGATGAATATGTCGGAACAGCTACAGGAATTGCTCTAACCTTTGTTAGAATAGCAAACGTAATATTTCCACCAGTTTTTGGATTATTAGCAGATATAACAGGGGATTATAGTATTAGCTGGATAATCCTTGGTATAATAATTTTATTAATTACACTTTGTTTTTATTGGTTTACCCGAGAGTTTGCAAGCTATAAAGTAAATCCAAATTATCGGGCCATGTAA
- a CDS encoding ATP-dependent helicase has translation MGEKDPLNKLIKLSDYKEKVKQREQNQEHITTEKSSDDTFPRKYPAPSQSETDSSELERIKKLTVEVEKRDQNITVTDNDFIGCKVDYKNELNSSQLQAVTTLDGPILVIAGAGTGKTRTIVYRVSYLLEQGVLPEEILLLTFTKKASQEMTSRVDSILGDNRGNRVKGGTFHSFAFHMLRRYSGLLGLSPKLTILDQLDSEDVVDLLRSEYEFNQKERAFPKKERIFEIISKARNTNRDLYKIVEEEYTGLYDYIEDLNTLYKGYQEYKKHYRLLDFDDLLIVLRDNLKSNLRFKEKVHQEITHILVDEYQDTNILQKEIVDLISDKTENVMVVGDDFQSIYKFRGANLENILTFPSNYPYAKVIKLEENYRSRQSLLNFSNDIIKSAEIGYKKALYSDLKEGDLPQLGRFYFQQDEAYFIVSKILDKREQGVALSDQAVLYRAGFHSSYIQTELIRRQIPYVVYGGVKFMERKHVKDMISYLRLLVNPFDAVSWNRVLKLLPGIGQVRASQIVEEIYNQDGRLQFDTFQNTFYYKSLALLKKALEEANKEKTVAKAVSRIWEYYLPILKNREPDAKERENDLEVLYKLARNYQDLDKFLADLSLEPPSNSFQKENTPAVDEQEEEQLVLSTIHSSKGLEWHTVYVPHLLDGLFPTSKSLRDIFSLEEERRLFYVAVTRAKEQLYLTFPNQVITYDGYFIYPSRFLQPIENNKYNFFED, from the coding sequence ATGGGTGAAAAAGATCCTTTAAATAAATTAATTAAGCTTTCAGATTATAAAGAAAAAGTTAAACAACGAGAACAAAATCAAGAACATATAACAACAGAAAAAAGTAGTGATGACACATTTCCACGGAAGTATCCTGCTCCTTCACAAAGTGAAACTGATAGTAGTGAGCTAGAGAGAATAAAGAAATTAACAGTTGAAGTTGAAAAAAGAGACCAAAACATAACAGTTACAGATAATGATTTTATAGGATGTAAGGTTGACTACAAAAATGAACTTAACAGTTCTCAACTACAAGCAGTTACAACTTTAGATGGACCTATCTTAGTAATAGCTGGTGCAGGTACCGGAAAGACTCGTACTATTGTGTACCGGGTTTCTTATTTGTTAGAACAAGGCGTATTACCTGAAGAGATATTATTACTTACCTTTACCAAAAAAGCTTCTCAAGAAATGACTAGTCGTGTAGATAGCATATTAGGTGATAATCGTGGTAATAGAGTTAAAGGAGGCACTTTTCATTCCTTTGCTTTTCATATGTTAAGAAGATATTCGGGTCTTTTAGGGTTATCACCTAAATTAACAATTCTTGATCAATTAGACTCTGAAGATGTGGTTGATCTGTTGAGATCAGAATATGAATTTAACCAAAAAGAACGAGCTTTTCCCAAAAAAGAACGAATATTTGAGATAATATCTAAAGCTAGAAACACTAATCGTGATTTATATAAGATCGTTGAAGAAGAATATACAGGTCTTTATGATTATATTGAAGACCTTAATACTTTATATAAAGGTTATCAAGAATATAAAAAGCATTATCGATTGCTAGATTTTGATGATCTATTAATAGTTTTAAGAGACAATTTAAAAAGTAACCTGCGCTTTAAAGAAAAAGTACACCAGGAGATTACACATATATTAGTTGATGAATATCAAGATACTAATATACTACAAAAAGAGATTGTTGATCTAATAAGTGATAAAACAGAAAATGTTATGGTAGTAGGTGATGATTTTCAAAGTATTTATAAATTTAGAGGTGCTAACTTAGAAAATATTTTAACCTTTCCTAGTAATTATCCTTATGCTAAAGTTATTAAATTAGAAGAAAATTACCGTTCAAGACAATCTTTACTGAATTTTTCTAATGATATTATAAAAAGTGCTGAAATTGGTTACAAAAAAGCTTTATATTCAGACTTAAAAGAAGGTGATCTACCTCAGCTAGGTAGATTTTATTTTCAACAAGATGAAGCTTACTTTATAGTATCGAAAATTTTAGATAAAAGAGAACAAGGTGTAGCTTTAAGTGATCAAGCAGTACTATATAGAGCTGGTTTTCATAGTAGTTATATCCAAACAGAATTAATTAGAAGACAGATACCATATGTAGTATATGGTGGAGTTAAATTTATGGAAAGAAAGCATGTAAAAGATATGATATCCTATCTAAGATTATTAGTGAATCCTTTTGATGCAGTATCTTGGAATCGGGTATTGAAATTACTTCCTGGTATTGGTCAAGTTAGAGCTAGTCAGATAGTAGAAGAAATATATAATCAAGATGGTAGATTACAATTTGACACATTTCAAAACACATTTTACTATAAATCGCTAGCTTTACTAAAAAAAGCTCTAGAGGAAGCAAATAAAGAAAAAACTGTAGCTAAAGCAGTATCTCGGATTTGGGAGTACTATCTTCCTATACTAAAAAATCGTGAACCAGATGCAAAAGAAAGGGAAAATGATTTAGAGGTACTATATAAATTAGCTAGAAACTATCAGGACCTTGATAAGTTTTTAGCTGACTTATCATTAGAACCACCATCTAATAGTTTTCAAAAAGAGAATACACCAGCTGTTGACGAACAAGAAGAAGAGCAGTTAGTTTTATCAACAATTCATTCTTCAAAAGGACTAGAGTGGCATACAGTATATGTACCACATCTTTTAGATGGACTGTTTCCAACTTCTAAATCTTTACGTGATATATTCAGTCTAGAAGAAGAACGACGTTTATTTTATGTAGCGGTAACTAGAGCGAAAGAACAACTTTATTTAACTTTTCCAAACCAAGTGATTACTTATGATGGATACTTTATCTATCCATCTAGATTCTTACAACCTATTGAAAATAATAAATATAACTTTTTTGAAGATTGA
- a CDS encoding Lrp/AsnC family transcriptional regulator translates to MKFTNIDEIDQKILQLLSENARMSYVEIGEKVNLSRVAVKHRIKGLEDSGVIEKYSIIVNPEKVGRSVSAYFDIEVEPSYLYEVANTLKEKEYITDIYLMTGSSKLHVHAILELNEHLEKLMKDELYPLPGIKKLESSMILSRIKVRKGIRL, encoded by the coding sequence ATGAAGTTTACAAACATTGATGAAATTGACCAAAAAATTTTGCAGTTATTATCTGAAAATGCTCGGATGTCTTATGTTGAGATTGGTGAAAAAGTTAATTTATCTAGAGTAGCTGTTAAGCATAGGATCAAGGGATTAGAGGATAGTGGAGTGATAGAAAAATATAGTATTATTGTAAACCCTGAAAAGGTAGGGCGGTCTGTATCAGCTTACTTTGATATTGAAGTTGAACCTAGTTATCTATATGAAGTGGCTAATACTTTAAAAGAGAAGGAATATATTACAGATATATATCTTATGACAGGCTCTTCAAAACTACATGTTCATGCAATATTAGAATTAAATGAACATTTAGAAAAACTGATGAAAGATGAATTATATCCTCTTCCTGGTATAAAAAAACTAGAAAGTAGTATGATTCTCTCGAGGATTAAAGTAAGAAAGGGGATTCGATTATAA
- a CDS encoding ABC transporter permease: MTETKTKKDPSLADQNQQKQKEQVGRSQWAEAWRRLKKNKSAMVGLFLIALLFLSALTADFIAPHDYAAQNYDSITEPPSSEFPLGTDHLGRCILSRIIYGTRLSIQVGFIAIAISLISGSLLGAMAGYFGNLADNIIMRLVDVILAIPPILLAIAIVSAIGPSLTNLFIAVGIGFIPQFARIVRGSVLSLKEEEFVEAAQALGASNKRLIVKHILPNALAPIIVQATLGVAMAILSAAGLSFIGLGAQPPDPEWGSMLSDGMRFIRDAWWISTFPGLAIATTILGLNLFGDGLRDALDPRLKD, from the coding sequence ATGACAGAAACAAAAACCAAAAAAGATCCTTCCCTGGCGGATCAGAACCAACAGAAACAAAAGGAACAGGTTGGTAGAAGTCAATGGGCGGAAGCTTGGAGACGGTTAAAGAAAAATAAGTCTGCCATGGTAGGTTTGTTTTTAATTGCTCTTTTATTCTTATCAGCTTTAACAGCTGATTTTATCGCACCACATGACTATGCTGCACAAAATTATGATTCTATAACTGAGCCACCATCATCTGAATTTCCATTAGGTACAGATCACTTAGGTAGATGTATATTAAGTCGGATTATTTATGGAACACGTCTTTCTATACAGGTAGGTTTTATAGCTATTGCTATTTCACTTATTTCAGGAAGTTTACTCGGTGCTATGGCTGGTTATTTCGGAAATTTAGCAGATAATATTATTATGCGTTTAGTTGATGTTATCTTAGCTATACCACCAATTCTACTTGCAATTGCAATAGTTAGTGCTATCGGACCATCCCTTACTAACCTATTTATAGCTGTTGGTATAGGTTTTATACCACAGTTTGCAAGGATTGTAAGGGGCTCCGTGTTATCTTTAAAAGAAGAAGAGTTTGTTGAAGCAGCTCAGGCTTTAGGTGCTAGTAACAAACGACTTATCGTAAAACACATTCTCCCAAACGCACTAGCCCCTATTATTGTGCAAGCAACCTTAGGTGTAGCTATGGCTATCTTATCAGCTGCTGGACTTTCTTTTATCGGGCTAGGTGCACAGCCACCTGATCCGGAATGGGGTAGTATGTTATCTGATGGTATGAGATTTATCAGAGATGCTTGGTGGATCTCCACCTTCCCAGGACTTGCTATTGCAACTACTATTTTAGGACTAAACTTATTTGGTGACGGGTTAAGGGATGCTCTTGATCCTCGATTAAAAGACTAA